A window of Candidatus Omnitrophota bacterium contains these coding sequences:
- a CDS encoding sensor domain-containing diguanylate cyclase: MINIPKKPFVDLLYGRTPRAVRVILAVSLAFLFFFYPLRAANNKPGLSPYILLIYAAFLALCYTIHRRESDKDSHLKVELEKFQEKKNYLASEFNNLTAVNTSLYSRVASYGSLRMLAEKLGGSTDVDEVISIIVDSTYRMTGGRGNCLLYLTDIRNQQLELVASRKESAVVIKAKKGDVFDRWVLKHTSALIVEDINNDFRFDIEGMGQEERRGVTSLIAAPFISDSNVVGVLRMDSAAESAFSLDDLRLLKAIADLGAVAIEDAQFYQQTLQLAVRDGLTGLYLRRYLSERLQEEVDKAARGKSAFSFLMMDIDHFKEYNDRYGHTAGDIVLRRLSEILLSACPQTQAVVSRFGGEEFAVVLPGSSKDEAVRFAEGLREKISSEEVILRRVPTRVRVSAGVACFPDDAESVEGIIEAADRALYRAKEQGRDRVCSA, translated from the coding sequence TTGATAAATATACCGAAGAAACCATTTGTTGATCTGCTTTACGGCAGAACCCCCCGCGCCGTAAGGGTAATCCTGGCAGTAAGTCTGGCCTTCCTTTTTTTCTTCTATCCCCTGCGTGCCGCGAACAATAAACCGGGCCTCTCGCCGTATATTCTTTTGATCTACGCGGCATTCCTCGCGTTATGCTATACCATCCACAGAAGAGAATCCGATAAAGACAGCCATCTTAAGGTAGAGCTGGAGAAATTTCAGGAAAAGAAGAATTATCTGGCCTCTGAATTCAATAACCTCACAGCCGTAAATACATCGCTTTATTCCAGGGTGGCAAGCTATGGATCGCTGAGGATGCTTGCTGAAAAGTTAGGCGGCAGCACGGATGTCGATGAAGTCATTTCCATTATTGTGGACAGCACTTACCGGATGACCGGCGGCAGGGGAAATTGTCTTTTGTACCTTACGGATATACGGAATCAGCAATTGGAATTGGTTGCCTCGCGCAAGGAATCAGCCGTAGTTATAAAGGCCAAGAAAGGGGACGTCTTTGACCGCTGGGTATTGAAGCATACCTCCGCCCTTATAGTGGAAGACATAAATAACGATTTCCGTTTTGACATAGAGGGCATGGGGCAGGAAGAACGGCGCGGCGTCACCTCGCTTATTGCCGCTCCGTTTATAAGCGACAGCAACGTAGTCGGCGTATTGAGGATGGACAGCGCGGCCGAAAGCGCTTTTTCTCTTGATGATCTGCGCCTGTTAAAGGCGATAGCCGACCTTGGGGCGGTGGCGATCGAAGACGCCCAGTTTTATCAGCAGACATTGCAGCTTGCGGTGCGCGACGGGCTTACAGGGCTTTACTTAAGGCGGTATTTGTCCGAGCGCCTGCAAGAGGAAGTAGATAAGGCCGCGAGAGGAAAAAGCGCCTTCTCCTTTCTTATGATGGATATAGATCACTTCAAGGAATATAACGACAGGTACGGCCATACAGCCGGCGATATAGTCCTCAGGCGGCTGTCCGAGATACTTCTGAGCGCCTGTCCACAAACCCAGGCGGTCGTATCGCGCTTTGGAGGGGAGGAATTCGCCGTTGTTTTGCCCGGTTCCTCCAAAGACGAAGCCGTAAGATTTGCCGAAGGCCTGAGAGAAAAGATATCTTCAGAGGAGGTAATCTTAAGAAGGGTACCTACGAGAGTAAGGGTGTCCGCGGGCGTGGCTTGTTTTCCCGACGACGCGGAAAGCGTGGAAGGCATAATAGAGGCCGCTGACCGCGCCCTTTACAGGGCAAAAGAACAGGGCAGGGACAGGGTGTGTAGTGCGTAA
- a CDS encoding DUF1015 domain-containing protein, with protein sequence MADVKPFSAVRYNRSKVKDAATVVCPPYDVIGPEDTDTYRGQSQYNIINLILPGDNAAGDKYSAAAGQFSEWLRGRVLLKDDSEGIYFLRQTFLFEGRKVMRVGFIALLKLSQERGILPHEHTNLAPKEDRLQLLRKVRANLSPIFILFKDKEKIIERVFNKCVRKGKPLLKIKDREGIESQLWRLEDKESIGLVTRKMRKKPVFIADGHHRFEVACNYLMEQKKADPGLGDDAPVNYIMSYFTAADSDGLVILPIHRLIRGLDRNTVSGLEGALSRYFDIESGVSRQSAFSLLRRSRDNCCAFVLYRKNKFSYIRLKDGVILDRIIEIDKPKEFKGLDVTVFNYLILKGALGIEFTDYDKISYMHSADEAINAVDRDDAELVFILNPIKINQLLKVASKLEKMPPKSTFFYPKILTGLTIHKFD encoded by the coding sequence ATGGCCGACGTAAAGCCCTTTAGCGCTGTCCGTTATAATCGATCTAAGGTAAAAGACGCCGCCACGGTCGTCTGCCCGCCTTACGATGTTATCGGCCCGGAGGACACCGATACCTACCGTGGCCAAAGCCAATATAATATAATAAATCTTATCCTCCCCGGGGACAACGCTGCCGGAGATAAATATTCCGCCGCCGCCGGACAATTCAGCGAATGGTTAAGGGGCCGGGTGCTCCTCAAGGACGATTCCGAAGGGATATACTTTTTAAGGCAGACATTTTTGTTTGAGGGCAGGAAGGTAATGCGCGTCGGTTTTATCGCGCTGCTCAAGCTTTCGCAGGAACGGGGCATACTGCCGCACGAGCACACAAATCTCGCCCCGAAGGAGGACCGCCTTCAGCTGCTGAGAAAGGTGCGGGCGAACTTAAGCCCCATATTTATCCTGTTCAAGGACAAGGAAAAGATCATAGAGCGGGTATTTAATAAATGCGTTAGAAAGGGCAAGCCGCTTTTGAAGATCAAAGACAGAGAGGGCATAGAGAGCCAACTCTGGCGGCTTGAGGATAAGGAATCGATCGGTCTTGTAACCAGAAAGATGAGAAAGAAGCCGGTGTTTATTGCCGATGGCCACCATCGCTTTGAGGTGGCATGTAACTATCTGATGGAACAAAAGAAGGCCGACCCGGGGCTGGGAGACGATGCCCCCGTTAATTATATAATGTCTTATTTTACCGCCGCTGATTCAGACGGGCTGGTTATACTGCCTATTCACCGGCTTATCAGGGGCCTGGACAGGAATACCGTTTCCGGTCTGGAGGGGGCGCTTTCGCGTTACTTTGATATAGAGTCCGGCGTGAGCAGGCAGTCGGCGTTCTCGCTCCTTAGAAGATCACGCGATAATTGCTGCGCGTTTGTGCTGTATAGAAAGAATAAATTCTCCTATATTCGCTTGAAGGACGGGGTTATTTTAGATAGAATAATTGAGATCGATAAACCGAAGGAATTCAAGGGCCTGGACGTCACCGTATTTAATTACCTGATATTGAAGGGGGCGCTGGGCATTGAATTTACAGATTACGATAAGATATCTTATATGCATAGCGCGGATGAGGCGATAAACGCCGTGGACAGGGATGACGCGGAATTGGTTTTTATCCTGAATCCCATTAAGATAAATCAGTTATTAAAGGTGGCGTCAAAACTGGAGAAGATGCCCCCTAAGTCAACCTTCTTCTATCCGAAGATCCTGACCGGGTTGACTATCCATAAATTCGATTAG
- a CDS encoding radical SAM protein, whose amino-acid sequence MNFDVKQFSSDKILKHLDRVSAWTRGENPPPITVEFDMSNICNHRCPQCSGMYFRDSKNDLLPEGLAKKILRQLAKAAVRGLIFTGGGEPLCNPKTAAMVVLSRKLGMDVGFITNGALITERIAEILIQNCLWIRVSVDAASASVYKKTHGSGREAFNKLLKKIRMLVEKKRQFAASVTVGVGFLTSRYTRKDMRRAAELFKEIGVDYLQFRPMQIHNNGRFYYDLLDIEKELNEALKEDCEDFSVLFSRHKYEMMKHKDYGRNYGRCFGHQFATVVGADGKMYLCCHMRGNRKYCIGDLNKSAFKDIWNSEQRMKAVGRIDFADCIPLCRDNTFNQILWNISQPREHKNFL is encoded by the coding sequence GGACGAGAGGGGAGAACCCCCCTCCTATTACAGTTGAATTTGATATGTCCAACATATGCAACCATAGATGCCCGCAATGCAGCGGAATGTATTTCCGGGACAGCAAAAACGACTTACTTCCTGAAGGGCTGGCAAAGAAGATATTGAGGCAGCTTGCAAAAGCGGCGGTGAGAGGCCTGATATTTACCGGCGGAGGAGAGCCGTTATGCAACCCGAAGACAGCCGCCATGGTAGTGTTGTCCAGGAAGCTGGGCATGGATGTCGGCTTTATAACAAACGGCGCCCTGATAACAGAGCGCATAGCCGAGATCTTAATACAGAATTGCCTCTGGATACGCGTGTCGGTTGATGCCGCGAGCGCCTCCGTGTATAAAAAGACGCACGGGTCCGGCAGGGAGGCCTTTAACAAGCTGCTGAAGAAGATAAGAATGCTGGTAGAGAAAAAACGGCAATTTGCCGCCTCTGTCACGGTCGGCGTGGGCTTTCTTACCAGCAGGTACACCAGAAAGGACATGCGCAGGGCCGCGGAATTGTTTAAAGAGATAGGCGTGGACTATCTTCAATTCCGGCCGATGCAGATCCATAATAACGGCAGGTTTTACTACGATCTGCTGGACATAGAAAAAGAGCTGAATGAGGCGCTCAAAGAGGACTGTGAAGATTTCAGCGTTTTATTTTCCCGGCATAAATACGAGATGATGAAACATAAGGATTACGGCCGCAATTACGGCAGGTGCTTCGGCCACCAATTCGCGACCGTAGTGGGCGCGGACGGCAAAATGTACCTGTGCTGCCATATGAGGGGAAACCGGAAATATTGCATAGGCGACCTGAACAAGAGCGCCTTCAAGGATATCTGGAATTCGGAGCAAAGGATGAAGGCGGTGGGGCGCATTGATTTTGCCGATTGTATCCCGCTTTGCCGCGATAACACCTTTAATCAGATATTATGGAATATATCTCAACCCAGAGAACATAAGAACTTTCTTTAG
- the ugpC gene encoding sn-glycerol-3-phosphate ABC transporter ATP-binding protein UgpC, with amino-acid sequence MAQVSLRNLTKVYPGNIVAVDKVNLGVDNKQFMILVGPSGCGKSTILRMIAGLEEATEGDIFLGDKIVNNMPAKDRNIAMVFQNYALYPHMTVFENMSFGLRLKRYPKQEIKQRVNDAAEILGIKKLLDRRPRELSGGERQRVAVGRAIVRKPLVFLFDEPLSNLDAKMRVQMRTEIHKLHIRLQTTMIYVTHDQVEAMTMGDRIAVMKDGVIQQIDDPVSIYDFPRNKFVAGFIGSPPMNFMNGRIIQKDGKIYFDEGKLQVKLVEDMHKKLTPYTGKQVIFGIRSEDIYDKLFVSEAAPENIVRVNCEVVEPMGSEVYLYLNTGVHTFIARVGAHDRPKVNQDMDVVFDMSKAHFFDKYTEETIC; translated from the coding sequence ATGGCGCAGGTAAGCTTAAGAAATCTGACCAAGGTCTATCCGGGGAACATAGTTGCCGTAGACAAGGTGAATCTGGGCGTGGACAACAAGCAGTTTATGATCCTGGTCGGTCCCTCCGGGTGCGGCAAATCAACTATCTTGCGGATGATAGCGGGGCTTGAAGAGGCGACAGAGGGGGATATCTTTCTCGGCGATAAGATAGTCAATAATATGCCGGCCAAGGATAGGAACATAGCTATGGTTTTCCAGAACTACGCCCTCTACCCCCATATGACTGTTTTTGAAAATATGTCTTTCGGCCTGCGGCTGAAGCGTTACCCTAAGCAGGAGATAAAACAGAGGGTCAATGACGCGGCGGAGATCCTCGGCATAAAGAAGCTTCTGGACAGGCGGCCGAGGGAGCTCTCAGGCGGAGAGCGCCAGAGGGTTGCCGTGGGCAGGGCCATTGTAAGGAAGCCCCTTGTTTTTCTTTTTGACGAACCATTAAGCAATCTTGACGCCAAAATGAGGGTGCAGATGCGCACCGAGATCCATAAACTGCACATACGCCTGCAGACCACCATGATCTATGTCACGCACGACCAGGTTGAGGCGATGACCATGGGCGACAGGATAGCCGTAATGAAGGACGGGGTAATACAGCAGATAGACGACCCCGTATCCATATACGATTTCCCCAGGAATAAGTTCGTGGCGGGATTTATAGGTTCTCCCCCCATGAATTTTATGAACGGCCGTATAATCCAGAAAGACGGCAAGATCTATTTTGACGAGGGAAAGCTTCAGGTCAAACTCGTTGAGGATATGCATAAGAAGTTAACGCCGTATACAGGCAAGCAGGTGATTTTCGGCATACGTTCGGAAGACATATACGATAAGTTGTTCGTTTCGGAGGCGGCACCTGAGAATATCGTCAGGGTGAACTGCGAGGTGGTCGAACCCATGGGCTCCGAGGTATACCTTTACCTCAATACCGGCGTCCATACCTTTATCGCGCGCGTCGGCGCCCATGACCGCCCCAAGGTCAACCAGGATATGGATGTGGTTTTCGATATGAGCAAGGCGCACTTTTTTGATAAATATACCGAAGAAACCATTTGTTGA
- the accD gene encoding acetyl-CoA carboxylase, carboxyltransferase subunit beta, producing the protein MALFGKPKYTIVRFKKKGIPDGLWTKCEECQQAIYNKELKENLMVCPKCGYHFQLGAYERIEQILDAGSFKECDRDMVSQDPLDFKGPKTYKDKLEQDVQATGLKEAVVTGEGRINDRPAVIAVTDSRFIMGSMGSVVGEKITRAIERATQMKLPMLIVSGSGGGARMYEGMYSLMQMAKTTAALARHNKAGLLYISLLTDPTMAGIMASFAGIGDCIMAEPKALIGFTGPRVIEQTIRQKLPEGFQRSEFLLEHGLIDMIVHRKNLKDTVSRLIDYLS; encoded by the coding sequence ATGGCTCTATTCGGTAAACCGAAATATACCATAGTAAGATTCAAAAAGAAGGGTATTCCCGACGGGTTATGGACCAAGTGCGAGGAGTGCCAGCAGGCCATATATAATAAGGAATTGAAGGAGAATCTGATGGTCTGCCCCAAATGCGGCTATCATTTTCAGCTGGGCGCCTACGAACGTATTGAACAGATCTTAGACGCGGGGTCTTTCAAAGAATGCGACAGGGATATGGTCTCGCAAGACCCCCTGGATTTTAAGGGGCCCAAGACATATAAAGATAAGCTGGAGCAGGATGTCCAGGCGACGGGCTTGAAAGAGGCCGTGGTTACGGGCGAGGGCAGGATCAATGACAGGCCTGCCGTGATCGCGGTGACCGATTCGCGTTTTATAATGGGCTCCATGGGTTCTGTCGTAGGCGAGAAAATAACCCGCGCCATAGAAAGGGCGACGCAGATGAAGCTGCCCATGTTGATCGTGTCCGGTTCAGGCGGAGGAGCCCGTATGTATGAAGGGATGTATTCGCTTATGCAGATGGCAAAGACAACGGCCGCCCTTGCCCGGCACAATAAGGCGGGGCTGCTTTATATATCTTTGCTCACCGACCCGACCATGGCGGGGATCATGGCGTCTTTTGCCGGTATAGGCGATTGCATAATGGCTGAGCCGAAGGCGCTGATAGGTTTTACCGGGCCGCGCGTGATAGAACAGACAATACGCCAGAAGCTCCCCGAGGGTTTCCAGCGCTCCGAGTTCCTTCTTGAACACGGGCTTATAGATATGATCGTGCACAGGAAGAACCTTAAGGACACGGTCTCTCGGCTGATAGATTATTTAAGTTGA